The Populus nigra chromosome 19, ddPopNigr1.1, whole genome shotgun sequence genome includes a window with the following:
- the LOC133679078 gene encoding squalene synthase 2 isoform X1, which translates to MGSLGAILKHPDDLYPLLKLKMAAKHAEKQIPSEPHWAFCYSMLHRVSRSFAFVIQQLGTELRNAVCIFYLVLRALDTVEDDTSIPTDVKVPILIAFHRHIYDRNWHFSCGTKDYKVLMDQFHDVSTAFLELEKGYQEAIEDITKRMGAGMAKFICKEVETIDDYDEYCHYVAGLVGLGLSKLFHASELEDLASDSISNSMGLFLQKTNIIRDYLEDINEIPKSRMFWPREIWSKYVNKLEDLKYEENSVKAVQCLNDMVTNSLIHVDDCLKYMSALREPAIFRFCAIPQVMAIGTLAMCYNNINVFRGVVKMRRGLTAQVFHRTKTMADVYGAFFDFSCILKSKVDRNDPNATKTLSSLEAVQKTCRESGALNIRKSYILRNELKYNSVLIVLLFIILSIIFAYLSANRSSY; encoded by the exons ATGGGGAGTTTGGGAGCGATATTAAAACACCCAGATGATTTATACCCACTATTGAAGCTGAAAATGGCTGCTAAACATGCTGAAAAACAGATCCCGTCTGAACCTCACTGGGCTTTCTGTTATTCCATGCTTCATCGGGTCTCTCGTAGTTTTGCTTTCGTTATTCAACAGCTTGGCACAGAACTCCGGAACGCT gTGTGCATTTTTTACTTGGTTCTTCGAGCCCTTGACACTGTTG AGGATGATACAAGCATACCTACAGACGTCAAAGTACCTATTCTGATAGCTTTTCACCGCCACATTTATGATCGCAACTGGCATTTCTCAT GTGGTACCAAGGACTACAAGGTTCTTATGGACCAGTTCCATGATGTTTCAACTGCTTTTCTAGAGCTTGAAAAAGG TTACCAGGAGGCAATTGAGGATATTACCAAAAGAATGGGTGCAGGGATGGCAAAGTTTATCTGCAAGGAG GTGGAAACCATTGATGACTATGATGAATATTGCCACTATGTAGCAGGACTTGTTGGACTGGGCTTGTCCAAGCTTTTCCATGCCTCTGAATTAGAAGATTTGGCTTCTGATAGCATCTCCAATTCAATGGGATTGTTTCTTCAG AAAACAAACATTATTCGTGATTATCTGGAGGACATAAATGAGATACCTAAGTCACGCATGTTTTGGCCTCGCGAGATTTGGAGTAAATACGTCAACAAACTTGAG GACTTGAAATATGAAGAGAACTCGGTCAAGGCAGTACAGTGCTTGAATGATATGGTTACCAATTCCTTGATACATGTGGATGATTGCTTGAAATACATGTCTGCATTGCGGGAACCTGCTATATTTCGGTTTTGTGCTATCCCTCAG GTCATGGCTATCGGAACCCTAGCAATGTGCTACAACAACATCAATGTCTTCAGAGGTGTCGTGAAGATGAGACGAG GTCTTACCGCTCAAGTTTTTCATCGAACAAAAACAATGGCCGATGTCTATGGAGCTTTCTTTGACTTCTCTTGTATTCTGAAGTCCAAG GTTGACAGGAACGATCCTAATGCAACAAAAACATTGAGCAGTCTGGAAGCTGTACAAAAAACTTGCAGGGAATCCGGGGCTCTAAACATAAG GAAATCTTACATACTTAGGAATGAGCTGAAATATAATTCTGTTCTG ATCGTCCTCCTCTTCATTATATTGTCTATTATTTTTGCTTATCTCTCTGCCAACCGATCAAGTTACTAG
- the LOC133679078 gene encoding squalene synthase 2 isoform X2 translates to MGSLGAILKHPDDLYPLLKLKMAAKHAEKQIPSEPHWAFCYSMLHRVSRSFAFVIQQLGTELRNAVCIFYLVLRALDTVGGTKDYKVLMDQFHDVSTAFLELEKGYQEAIEDITKRMGAGMAKFICKEVETIDDYDEYCHYVAGLVGLGLSKLFHASELEDLASDSISNSMGLFLQKTNIIRDYLEDINEIPKSRMFWPREIWSKYVNKLEDLKYEENSVKAVQCLNDMVTNSLIHVDDCLKYMSALREPAIFRFCAIPQVMAIGTLAMCYNNINVFRGVVKMRRGLTAQVFHRTKTMADVYGAFFDFSCILKSKVDRNDPNATKTLSSLEAVQKTCRESGALNIRKSYILRNELKYNSVLIVLLFIILSIIFAYLSANRSSY, encoded by the exons ATGGGGAGTTTGGGAGCGATATTAAAACACCCAGATGATTTATACCCACTATTGAAGCTGAAAATGGCTGCTAAACATGCTGAAAAACAGATCCCGTCTGAACCTCACTGGGCTTTCTGTTATTCCATGCTTCATCGGGTCTCTCGTAGTTTTGCTTTCGTTATTCAACAGCTTGGCACAGAACTCCGGAACGCT gTGTGCATTTTTTACTTGGTTCTTCGAGCCCTTGACACTGTTG GTGGTACCAAGGACTACAAGGTTCTTATGGACCAGTTCCATGATGTTTCAACTGCTTTTCTAGAGCTTGAAAAAGG TTACCAGGAGGCAATTGAGGATATTACCAAAAGAATGGGTGCAGGGATGGCAAAGTTTATCTGCAAGGAG GTGGAAACCATTGATGACTATGATGAATATTGCCACTATGTAGCAGGACTTGTTGGACTGGGCTTGTCCAAGCTTTTCCATGCCTCTGAATTAGAAGATTTGGCTTCTGATAGCATCTCCAATTCAATGGGATTGTTTCTTCAG AAAACAAACATTATTCGTGATTATCTGGAGGACATAAATGAGATACCTAAGTCACGCATGTTTTGGCCTCGCGAGATTTGGAGTAAATACGTCAACAAACTTGAG GACTTGAAATATGAAGAGAACTCGGTCAAGGCAGTACAGTGCTTGAATGATATGGTTACCAATTCCTTGATACATGTGGATGATTGCTTGAAATACATGTCTGCATTGCGGGAACCTGCTATATTTCGGTTTTGTGCTATCCCTCAG GTCATGGCTATCGGAACCCTAGCAATGTGCTACAACAACATCAATGTCTTCAGAGGTGTCGTGAAGATGAGACGAG GTCTTACCGCTCAAGTTTTTCATCGAACAAAAACAATGGCCGATGTCTATGGAGCTTTCTTTGACTTCTCTTGTATTCTGAAGTCCAAG GTTGACAGGAACGATCCTAATGCAACAAAAACATTGAGCAGTCTGGAAGCTGTACAAAAAACTTGCAGGGAATCCGGGGCTCTAAACATAAG GAAATCTTACATACTTAGGAATGAGCTGAAATATAATTCTGTTCTG ATCGTCCTCCTCTTCATTATATTGTCTATTATTTTTGCTTATCTCTCTGCCAACCGATCAAGTTACTAG